The Rhinolophus sinicus isolate RSC01 linkage group LG09, ASM3656204v1, whole genome shotgun sequence genome includes a window with the following:
- the AKAIN1 gene encoding A-kinase anchor protein inhibitor 1 isoform X3 gives MVFAPGEKPGNEPEEVKLQNASKQIVQNAIRQAVRQVSQESRQREESTSDNRGTFQLGVGELTKKHEKK, from the coding sequence GTGAGAAACCTGGGAATGAGCCTGAAGAGGTGAAGCTGCAGAATGCCAGCAAGCAGATTGTGCAGAATGCCATCCGGCAGGCTGTGCGTCAAGTCTCTCAGGAGAGTCGGCAGAGGGAGGAGAGCACCAGTGACAACCGGGGCACCTTCCAGCTAGGCGTGGGGGAGTTAACCAAGAAGCATGAAAAGAAGTAA